A region of the Oncorhynchus nerka isolate Pitt River linkage group LG9a, Oner_Uvic_2.0, whole genome shotgun sequence genome:
CTGTAAAACCACTGAATGTGTCTCATTACATTTCACTGAATGTGTTTTATTAAATGTAATTGTTTCATTAACTTTACCTTAAACAATTAATGAAATAGTTCATAAATGAACCTCACAATATCGATGTGTCAGATATATTGATGTTCACATGTGTCTGGGCCTCCCTCGAGAACCTGAACCACCTCTGCTTCACTCACCAGGTGCCACCATGATCTCATGCTTTTTGGAGCGGATGCGGAGGAAGGTCAGGTCGTTCTGAGGGTCGAGGTCTCGGACTGTGCTCCTGGCTTTCATAGTGAGCTGGTGCAGCAGACCAGCATACTGCACCGTAGTGGAGTTGTCTAAGGTAGTTCTGATTGGGATACCTGAGAATGACCAACACATAGCATCAACTTTAGTAGAGGTGATGAGAGTAGTACTGATTAGTTAGCCTGCTAGATACATTCAAATTGTATGTCTAAAGTGTAAAATTGTCTGCACATATTTGTGGCTATAGGTACAGCTCCTATAAGAGAATATAGGCATGGGATTGTATTGCTTACCCTCGGCATTAACAACTATTGTTCCAATTACACCTTTGTGAGTTTGAATTCTCTTTAGTGTCTCCTCAACTTCTGCCTGTTTAGGGGAGAAAATAAAACAGCACAAAATCTTTATGCTTTAGCACGCTCATCTGACCAAGACCCTCAAGACAGTCAACAGTTAGCATAAATGTTACCACATTCATAGAAGCTAACCACTTTAGCGactattgatgatattatcttcTGACTGGGGAAGTTTTGTTAAGAGCCTTGAAGCTTGCTCTAAACATTAACATGCATCGCTTGTGGAATGTTTTTGGAAATATAAGCAATATATCTtcagaaataaatacatttacaaaaaacaAAAGCTTAAATGACTACACACCTTTAtagggttagtgttcccacaTGGCCATATCCACATGTAACATCGCTGGTTTATGGAAAACAGACGGAAGACATAGTCGGCCAACTGTGATAATTGGCTACTGTATCTAGCGTGctccgaacacctgtgtgtaagtgTAGTTAGTCAACTGGAGGCACACAAATTGTGGATCTGTGCAAAACTGCTACAAAactgcccaagaacactaaggtaacctgcctaaatgactaccgacccgtagcactcacatctgtagccatgaagtgctttgaaaggctggtcatggctcacatcaacaccatcatcccagaaaccctagacccactccaatttgtataccgccccaacagatccacagatgatgccatatctattgcactcaacactgccctttcccacttggacaaaaggaacacctatgtgagaatactattcattgactacagctcatcgttccaacaccatagtgccctcaaagctcaccactaagctaaggaccctggcactaaacacctccctctgcaactggatcctggacttcctgacaggccgcccccaggtggtaagggtaggtaacacatctgccacactgatcatCAACagagggcccctcaggggtgtgtgctcagtcccctcctgtacttcctgactgcatggccaggcacgacgccaacaccaccatcatcaagtttgccgatgacacaagtggtaggcctgatcaccaacaacgatgagacagcctataaggaggaggtcagatacctggtcgtgtggtgccaggacagcaacctctccctgaacatgatcaagacaaaggagatgattgtggactactggaaaaggaggacagggcctcccgagcgcgaacccagagtctctggtggcacagctagcgctgcgatgcagtgtcctagaccactgcgccaccagagactctgggttcgcgcccgggaggccctgtcctcctgtcctccttttCCAGCGACCGGGGAGCCCGTggagcgacgcacaattggcctagcgtcgtccgggttaggccggtagggatatccttgtctcatcgcgcaccagcgactcctgtgacgggcctggcgcagtgcatgctaaccaaggtagccaggtgcacggtgtttcctccgacacattggtgcggctggcttccaggttggaggcgcgctgtgttaagaagcagtgcggcttggttgggttgtgtttcggaggacgcatggctttcgaccttcgtctctcccgagcccgtacgggagttgtagcgatgagacaagatagtaattactaacaattggataccacgaaattggggagaaaaggggggtaaaatttttatttaaacattttttaaaaggaaaaggaggacagagcacgcccccattctcatcgacagggctgcagtggagcaggttgagaacttcaagttccttgatgtccacatcaacaaactatcatggtccaaacacactacgacagtcgtgaagaaggcacgcaaagcctattccccctcaggagactgaaaatatttggcatggggcctcagatcctcaaaagctacagagggtagtgcgtacggcccagtacatcactggggccaagcctcccgccatccaggacctctataccaggcggtgtcagaggaaggccctaaaaatagtcaaagactccaaccactctagtcatagactgttctctctgttaccgcacggcaagcggtaccggagcgccaagtctaggtccaaaaggcttctacccccaagccataagacttctgaacagctcATCaaaggctacccagacccctcttttacactgctgctactctgtttattatctatgcatggtcactttaactctacatattacctcaattacctcgactaaccggtgccccgcacattgactctgtaatggtaaccccctatatagcctcgctattcttattcttactgctgctgttgaattatttgttacttttatttatttattttatttatctacGTTTTACTTAACACgtttttcttaacttcttaaagcattgttaaGGGGCTTgtatgtaagtaagcatttcactgtaagggatacacctgttatattcggcgcatgtgataaataaaattagattttaatTATAGCTATGATTTTTATTTGAAAGACTCTTCCTGATATAAAAGATAAGGGGAATATCAGAATATGTTTCGAAAACAGGTTTGAAATCGATGATTGCCTTTCCTAAACATTTAAACACAGCGTCGGAATTGTGGTTCACATGGAGCTAAATGCGGGCGAACGTAACCGCTGAAAGAGAGCTagcataacgttagctagcaagttaaGTAAAGTGGGATGGGTTGATAATGGATATTTGCTGTTGTTGCCGTCACGTATCTACCCTTTACATAACTATTATTAAACACTTTACATGAGGCACAACATGTCATGTTAAAATGATTAATTATATTTTTTGTACCATATTTGAATGTGCTGtcaatattgttgttgttgtccagcAGGCAGATTCCTTTCTTCACTCCTGTCGCCTTCTGTTCTTTCTTCCTCAGTGATACCGCTGTGAAGCAGGCAAGAATAACTAAGTATTTCTGGGTCACGGATTTTTGGAATCCTTCAGAATAAGAGTCCCGTCCTGTAAACTTTGTAAGTGAATCATTTGGGCGAATATTGAGGAAAATGTGCACAATTATCGATGTATTTTTCCATAGAAAAACGAATTAAACGTATTTCTATTAAATATtctgtgatttattttttatttatttttatttatttcaaacCTAAATGGTTAacaatgtttttgtgtgtgtacgccacaggaggttggtggcaccttaattggggaggacaggcacgTGGTAATGGCTCGAGCAGAATAGGTGGAAAGGTATCaacaacatcaaacacatggtttccattccATTCGCGTCGTTCCAGGCATTATTATGagcagtcctcccctcagcagcctcctctaGTGTATGCCTATCATTTATTGCACCATACATGTGTCTCAGTGTTCTACTCAGAAGCACTTCTAGATTCCACATCTACAGATTTGACATCCCAATGAGTGTCGCTGCTCATTCTGTGGTCCTTAAAGAGTGGCATATCAGCTTAAATTCAATCTGTTTTCATATTGGACATATTACATATTGCACTGTACACAATTTTCTGTATGTTGTGTCCAGTTAATGGGGCGTGCTTCTAGTTTCAAATCCACAGACTATACATTACGAAGAGCATTGCTGCTCATTCTACAAACAAACAATCGGTTTATTCAAAAAGTCAAGAGAGACGCAATTTGGTAAAAAGCATGATTTATTCATAACAAATATCATGATGAAGTAAATTTATTAAATACTTTTCGTGAAATTGATCATCAACAGTAACACAGAAGTTTCAAATGatatgtaatctaacaattccacaacaactacctaaaacacacaaatctaaaggactGGAATAATATGGATGAGCattgacagagcggcataggcaagatgcaatagatggtataaaacacagtatatacatatgagatgagtaatgtaagatatgtaaacattattattaaactggcattattaaag
Encoded here:
- the LOC115134735 gene encoding dynein light chain roadblock-type 2-like yields the protein MRCYMWIWPCGNTNPIKAEVEETLKRIQTHKGVIGTIVVNAEGIPIRTTLDNSTTVQYAGLLHQLTMKARSTVRDLDPQNDLTFLRIRSKKHEIMVAPDKEYLLIVIQNPSE